The proteins below are encoded in one region of Lactuca sativa cultivar Salinas chromosome 3, Lsat_Salinas_v11, whole genome shotgun sequence:
- the LOC111883516 gene encoding F-box protein At4g18380, giving the protein MTSPPPQPSQYVAGEEPEVVHINRLPDELLLTIFTKLNNARLLCICSLVSKRFSTVVHQTPSLFLTFPHRHSNDRNENLPKKLFNYLSKSFFRKPPKNKFDGPLFQSAVDSLKCFENVRTLQIQLPSFQQDESILKWHAEFGKDMNICVILFATSVHQPTPSTHQVRNSDTLLTNHLLQSRIASANQCFREATWRQHILRHVVENHQNSLHAADICDSSRKGKVVMRGRQQLNDLLDPKLKLPASGYGKLWHVQLLRLPESRCVLHGATVVAIRRTDENEEEHEDVGVKQLMKKGYELDEQLLWEVLTHIFENHAPSRSLNINPARR; this is encoded by the coding sequence ATGACGTCACCACCACCGCAACCGTCACAATATGTCGCCGGAGAAGAACCGGAAGTCGTTCACATTAATCGGCTCCCCGACGAATTACTACTCACAATATTCACCAAATTAAACAATGCAAGATTGCTTTGTATTTGCAGTCTAGTTTCCAAGCGTTTCTCCACCGTCGTCCACCAGACGCCGTCGTTATTCCTCACCTTTCCTCACCGGCACTCCAATGATCGGAATGAAAATTTACCAAAGAAATTGTTCAATTACCTCTCGAAATCCTTCTTCCGGAAACCACCGAAAAATAAATTTGACGGACCGTTGTTCCAATCGGCGGTTGATTCCTTAAAATGCTTCGAAAATGTTAGAACCCTGCAAATTCAGCTCCCTTCGTTTCAGCAAGACGAATCCATCCTAAAATGGCACGCCGAATTCGGTAAAGATATGAATATCTGCGTGATTTTATTCGCAACCTCTGTTCATCAACCAACGCCTTCAACCCACCAGGTCCGTAACTCCGATACTCTGTTAACAAATCATCTTCTCCAATCTCGAATCGCATCTGCAAATCAGTGCTTTCGAGAGGCGACATGGCGGCAACATATTCTCCGGCACGTGGTGGAGAACCACCAGAATTCACTACACGCCGCGGATATATGTGATTCGAGCAGGAAAGGAAAGGTTGTTATGAGGGGAAGACAGCAACTGAATGATTTGCTTGATCCGAAGCTGAAATTGCCGGCGTCGGGATATGGAAAGTTATGGCATGTCCAACTACTCCGGTTGCCGGAATCACGATGTGTATTGCATGGTGCGACGGTTGTGGCGATCAGGCGTACAGATGAGAATGAGGAAGAACATGAAGATGTTGGGGTGAAGCAATTGATGAAGAAAGGGTATGAACTCGATGAACAACTTTTGTGGGAAGTTCTTACTCATATTTTTGAGAATCATGCGCCTTCAAGGAGTCTCAATATAAATCCTGCTCGAAGATGA